The DNA sequence TTATGGAACATCAAGCCGCCTCCCACGACCAGGATAGAGCTGTACATCTTCTTCTTGGTATCATCAGACGCTGAAAAGACAGTGACATTACCACTTACCTCCATGGCCAAGCCCCTCGCTGTCACTTAGACAACCTAACAGCCTCAAGGATCTCCCCGCAAATCCACCTTCAACACTGCAGACAGGAGACCTGCTGCCCCCGTCCCATCCCACTACTTCTAGAATTAGAACCAAACTTTTCAAGGAAGCCTATGGGGGTCCCTGTGTGGTGTGGAACCTAGACTGCCTCTGGCCTTAACCTGGCTAACCATGCTGGTTTTACATGCTTCCTCAGCGCAGAACGCCCCCGGCATTTAAATGTCAACCCTCCAATCATCCCTCACATCTCTCATATGACTCAAGAAAGCCTAACTCCTCCAGAGAAGGACAAACTCTCATTACGTGTCTTAATCAAAAACCCAGCTGGGACGCTACAGTTCAACTCTCGCACGGACCAGAGTTGTGATTTCACGGTCTGTGTGACGGTCTTGGTCACGAGCACTAGACTACATGGCAGACACATGCTATGGGGCCAGGACGCAACTGCACTACATTACTGCGCTCCCAGCCCCCGCCAAGGCAAGGCTGGAGTGGGCCTGACGGTCTGTGAGAGAGAATGGCGCACCGCACAATCAACTGCCTCACGTAACTGCCACCACCTTAGCTCTGTCTACTAGTCCCCGGGCGTGCTTACAGCAACAGTCTACACTGTGCAGGATGGCCTTGTCAAGGCCCAGGGCTTTTCCTTCAAACAGTGAGATGGCAGTTTTCCTGGACATCAGTGCAGTGAGGGCCTCCTCAGAGTCATTGCCGGCCATCAAACAGTCTCCCTGGGAAGAAGCCAAATCCACCTCCTGGGGATGCAGTCTTTCTGGAAGATCCGAGGACTGGCCACGGAGATCCCCTTCAAATCCGATGGGTTTGGATGCAGACTTTCGGTCAGCAGTGGCTTTTGCAGACTGTCAATCAGTTAAATGAGAACACAGTAAATGGTCTGAGCACAACAGACCCTGCTGGTGCTCTCCAGGTGGATTCTATTTCCTCAGAACACCACAGGCAAAAgccaccacagcacacacacacaacctataTCCCTGCCCAGGCAGCCTGGGCACACAGGTTAGGATGCTCTGTCCAAGCCAAAGCAGGGGGCATGTGGGTGGGTTCCAAAACCTTACATCAGAGGGGGTTTAAAACAGAAATGTCAATATAGACATACTTTGTCCCACTAAACTGACTTTTCCCTGGAATATTTGAATGGGATTCACAGGCCAATGGCTGTTGTGGAATCCTTATTTTCAGATCCAATCTACCTCCTCTCCTCTAGGACAGAACAAAGATGAACAAGTTTTCAACCCCTGGTCTCCATCATGAGCTGCTGATACcagatcagcagttaagaagtATAGTTTATGTCTGTAAGCAGACGCCAGATtactgtgccccacccccaataaATAATTCAGCTGTATGCCTGTACTAAGACTTTCTATATTAAGTACAgaataattaaaactttaaatttaatttaaattaaaattttaccaAAAATACTGCTAGATAAATATCCAGAAGTAGATAACATAAGTAAATAATATGTGCCAAAGgcaaatattttcactgaattaaTGGAATTCAGAAAACGGATTAGTATCTGCTGAATAAGAAAATTTCTCAGCCAGATTTTGAATCAAGACTTCATTTCGTATGCAGTTCTGAAAACAGTACCAGGTCAGTCTGTGGAAGCTGCACTGCCCCCGAGGACCCACTAACTCTGGGTAAAGTTCTCCTTTGTGAGGAAAGGTCTCTCTCCCGCCAGAGCTGCTGTGCACCTGCTCTTGCTTGCTCTGTGTGGCCAGCAGGTAATGCTCATCATGCGGATCCTCAGGATCTCCCTGGGACCTGTGTTGCAAAGTCGTCATTTTCTGTCCGACGATCCCAAAGGTTGCTGGGTAAAAGAGCGCCATTGGTGCCTGGGCATACAAAGGAGATTGCTTAGGGGAGACGCTGTCTCCTAGGAAATGGTCGAGCTTCATTCTTCCCCAGACGAATGCCACCATGCAGATGCTCCATGTCACGTTGAGCAACATCCCTTGTGGGAAAGGGATTGTACAACAGACCAGAAAACTCACCATCCAACCGGATGAATGGCATGACGCCATGTGAGTCTCTCAAGGCAAATGCAAAGTGAGTGCCTTACAATCTGCTTTATGATTTCCTAGCAAGACCAGTGCCCATCTAAAACCCCACCATGTTCTGAATAATTAAAAGAAGAGCCTGGGAGTGGAAAGACTCTtggcagaggacccgagttcagttcccagcatcgaCAGTGGCAGCTCACTTCTACCTGTAACTCGGGCTCCAGAatatctgatgcctcttctggacGCTGtgggcacctgtgcacacacatgcacatacccatacagatATGCACATATCCACCTAATTAAGatacaataaaaaagaagaggGGCAGACCTGTTCTAATCTGCATCTTAACAGGGGCCTCGTTGGCTTGGGGACTAACAGAGGCCCCACATATTCACAGTTCTGTCAGCTTTACTGAGCAGGGACGGTTTTCTTTCTACCCATGAACACATACACCTGCCTGGTTACCTGGAGCTTTTCATCTCCTAGTCGAAACTGATAAAGCAGGGCAGGAGAATCTGGGTGCCGAATCTGAAACTCGTGGTCCTGAAGCCCGGAGATGTCCTGATTCCAGGAAAAGACGCTGTCAGTAAGAATGTAAGTAAACGCCTCAAATTATGCATAAGCCTCCCCATTAAGTAAAGCCTACACATAAAATGGCTACCCCCCACCTCAGAACCACTTACCATAAACTTTGTAAGAATTCAACTGTACTTTGCTTCTCTCTTGAATTTCTGAAATCCCTGCCACctgtcctttttgttttattcattactGACAGACATCAGTATCAATAAGGACTCAGTAAGAGTATGTCCTCAAGAGCTGGGGATATTTACAGTCTTTATGGTTCCCACGTCTTAGAAGATTTATAAATATATCACCTGAATAAAGTCTAAAACTGAGGCAATTCACACACAGCAATGAATGACTAAATGCTGATAACCCATGATATAAAAGTGCATAGAGCCACATCTAATTCGACATCTGCACCTATCTCCTCACGTGTTATATTCATTTCTCCTCAGCTGTTACCGTCGTCCTCCGGCGCGGTGGCCAGACCCCATGGGCAGTACCTGCCTAACTCTCTTTACACAGCCCGGGAAAGTCTTCACCGCCCTGACTGCCCGAGAGCTTACACAGCTGAAGAGCCTCAACTTCCAGGCTGTGTCAGTGTAGGCAAACAGCACGAGGCTGCTCAAGTCCCTTTTAAATCTCTTATATTTTCCCTGGAACCCAAAATAATCAGCAATATTAATCGGTTCCTACCTGATCTAAATGACAGAACGTTTCTTTAAGGTGCTGCAAGAGGAGGCAGTCCATTTTGTTTGTTAGCTGACATTCTCTGTAGGGAAACCCCGCTCGCTGCATGAGCCAGTAGAAACACCTCGACACATCAGAGCCGCCATATGCCAGACAAAGCCTGAAGttaggaggaaaggggaagatgGTTAATCTGTCCGTTAAGAAGGTACACAGCATGTTTTGAGAGATATCTATGATAAGGAAAGCAGATATTCAGAACTCTAGAGAATTTAGACCTGAAAGATCTGGTTTGTTTCTCTGAGACTTAAGAAAGCTTTGCTCTAAGGATGGGATGGACCACACAAAGGACACGGAGCTAacttacacaacacacacacactatggctcTCAGGAACTACTAACACGAATGTAGGTTGAAAAGCTCCCTAAGGGCAAGGTCATCTGCATCACTTTAGCCTTGCTGGAACTTAGACCCCAGTCTGCTGGACTCCCATGCAGACTGCATCTCATAGATGATTTCTGGTCTGTGATGATTTGAACAGACTGTGATAGGTCAGCAGTCAGCAAGTGGCACCTCCTGGGAGCCTCACCGTGTGTTCCGATGAGACACCCCATCTTCCACACAGCACACGCTCGTTTTCTGGTCCCCGACATCCACAACACAGCTGCTGCTTAAGCCACTCCCAAACGTGGCACACACGGACTCCTGATGGACCACAATCCCTAAATTACAGAGAGCAGAGTGTCAGCAAATGACGCACAGCAACAGACACCAGGAGACACATGATTGGCTCAGCCAGGAGCGCAGACAGCTCTGGGCAAACACCCAAGGAACACCAGACCATTCAGAACCCACGTTTAAATACAGCAGTGAGGCCCATTAACTTTGTCATCGAAAAAAGAACAGTGTAAAGGGGTTTCACTGGAATCCCAGGCATACCTGAAAAGCCCATCTTCATCAGTATCATATGTACTAGCTCTtttacatgctgtttgttgtAGATATCAGGGATTAACAAGATGCACCTATAatactggagaaaagaaaaaaagtgaaaaacagaagAGAGTGTGAACACCCATCTAGCCAAGGCCAATCCCACGCTACCCTCGGTGAGGCTTCCCTGCACAGGAGAAGCAGCTATGGCCACAGGCCCTGAGCAAAAGCTCAAACCTCTGTGCTGTCCTGCCTCTTGGCTtcaggaggaaacaggaacagcTAAATTCCCCTTGACTCCTTAGACTCATTGTGAACTCGTGACATGGGAACCCATGGAGTTAATATGTCTGAGTGAGGTACAAAGAAAAGCCATGAACATGAGCAAACTTGTGGCTTCAGACTGGTATTCAGAGACCAAAGAAACAGGGGAGAGAAATCACTGGAGGGGAATTAAAGAACCCAAAAGTTGAGAATGCTTCCAGAACACTGTATCACATACACTCATCAAGAATCTTATAGTCAACCCAAAGAACTGGGAATTTCTCCTCACCTTTAAATCTTTCAGTGGGATTTCCAAATACTTTTGTATTGCATGAGACCATATCACTTCAATATCTGCCAGGACAGCTGTCAGGGAGCCCCCAGGGCCTGTGTGGATATTTAACTGACCCCTTCTAATAGGCCAGTGAATATTGTAACAGTCTAGTGGGTTAACGTACAAGGCCTAGGAAAGGAGAAGCACATCATTAGAACTGTCTCAAAAGGTTTTCTGGACTCACACTCGAAACTTTGAGGCTAGAAGTTAACATTTTCTGAACACTCTAGATCCTGAGCATGGAGTATCTAACAGCCCAGAGGGTCTGTGGAAATATCTGGGCCTCAGAAACAGAATCAAAGAGTGTTAGGAAACAATAGAGTGGATTGCAGGACGAtcagtttctttccatttctttcattgTTAAAGTTTCTTACCTCTTCTCCTACCAAATACTCAGGCTGGTGAGATGTGTTTGTCCATTTGTTTCCAGAACAGTGATCTAGAATGGCCGGTCGCATCTGCTTGTTGTAGGAGCGTGCctgggaggagaaagcagaaaaCAAGCTGTCTTTCTGCAGGCAGAGGGCAGTGCAAGAGCCCCCCTGTCTCATCTCAAACACTGACACACGTGGGGAAGTACTAACCGGTCCTCCctgtccctccactcctccctttcttcttggaAATTCTACCTTGTATTTGTATAATGACTTATGGAGCATCTGCAAATCCCGCTGAGGCCAGGTGCCATAGCATTTTAGTGAGACACCACACATCCAGCAGCGGATCGGAAGGATCACAATGGAGCTGAAACCTTCCGATGGCATACCCACAGGACATGGCACACGGCTTCACTCGTGTGGTGGTGCTGATGTAAGCAAGCTGCCAGTCACACAACAGTACAGCATGTACAACCACACCCAACGTAGGTCACTGAAATAAGCAAGCAGGCTTCGGTAGACACTACTTATGGATGGGGACATGTGACCTtctatttatacatttttaaaaagtttaaaaaggacCAGCCCTGAGGCAGGTTCTTCAGGAGGCGGGACAGAAAAAAGTAGTCACCATAGGAACCAACAGTTCTGCACATATTATTGCCCATGAAGACAAGTGGGACAAGACTGTGATACTGGTGATCTTGAAACTATGTGGGcttgggagggtgtgtgtgtcttagtttttaacaaaaagtttaaaagtgaaaataatttataataataaataataatttacagAATATGGATATAAAGAAAGACTTTTTACAGCTCTACAATGTTTTTTACTCACACCAATGTTTTTAAGTGTTACTATGAAAGAATGCAGTTATAATGCGTGGTGCATCTTCTGCACGCTGAGGTCAGGGTGTGCCCTGTCTGGCAGCTAAGGATGCCCTATGCAGCTGAATGTCCTCGTGGGGTAAGGTCAACATCAAAACGGACACAAAATTCCTTCTGTGGTGCTGACAATGACGTGCACTATTGTGGACAGTGGTGTTGTCGGGAAAACATGTCTCACATACTAAGTAACAGATTAGTTTGGCTGTAGTTCCCAATTTCTAAAATGGTTCAGGTAATCCCTCCTGACTCCCTCAAATCTTAACTCCTGTAGAGTCCTTAGTTTGAGTCCGTGCTTTTTCGTGATTTAGTTCTTTGGATATGCATTTTTTTCCAacatatcaaacaaacaaaacccttcaccaaaaaggaaaattaaacttAATGTCCACTGTTTATAAAGTCTACAATAGTAGACGGAAATGTCCTAGGCCTTCACAATTCCTCACTGCTCATTTACTGACTCATCAGGAGTAAATTTCCAGCCACACAAATTCCGTTCATAAGAAGTACCCTTGTGCTGTACCTGTACTCTGGGGTTTTactgtttttggttgtttttttttttttcctttttcaaagacttacttattttacatgtatgagtatttactttgcatatatgtatgtgtacccatATACCTGCCTGATGTCCTCAGAAGGACAGAAAAGATAtcatgtcccctggaactggagttacagaggtttgtgagccaccatgtgggtgctgggaactgaacgtgagtcctctgcaggagcagttggtgctcttaaccacagaactaactctccagccctactgtatggtttttttgttttttttgagacagggtttctctgtgtaacagctctggctgtcctggaactccctttgtagaccaagctggccttgaactcacagagatccatctacttctgcctccccagggctgggatgaaaggtgtacgctaccaccacctggccctgctctgtttttttaaatgcttACATATATGAACATCTTTGTGGTAAAACCAGCTGCAGTATGCAGCACAGTAACATACTATGCACATTTGGAGGCAGGAGCAATAGGCTGTACTGTGAAACCTAGGTGTGCAGAAAATACATTACCTAGTCTTCTGTCACAGACGCCACTGTACGGACAAGAAACTCCTCCCAGGTTATATGACCCATCCCCAACTAAATCAATGGAAGtggaaaaataataaacttgAAGGAAAAGTTCACTGAACCTGTTCTGGTGACACAGGGATTCGTCTTGTACCATTTGACATCTTTTTAGACCATATTGCCTGGTCCACCATTTTAAGGCCATTTTGTCTTTGTTCATTACTTTCAGGTTtctggagagaaaaatgaaagatgatCAGTATAAATACTtagtgaaaagagaaaacaaggcaTGTTACTAACTTAATCCATCAATGGGTAGATTATCTCTCATCAACAAGtagtatttcttcttctttttttttttttttttttttttggattttcaagacagggtttctctgtgtagtttttggtgcctgtcctggaacttactctgtagaccaggctggccttgaactcacagagatctgcctggctctgcctcctgagtgctgggattaaaagcgtgtgccaccaccgcccggccttcaagtagtatttctttaatttttgtttatacaTGATAACCCTAAGAATTCCAGAGCTGGGTGTGATAGTCCACGGGAGCATCCAAGTACTGGAGAGGCTAAGAGATAGGAGgatctagagttcaaggccagtctggactacaagGGCAGATACtatttcaaaaatcaaacaaataaaatgtcaaaaacagAACCCTGACCAAAGCCACTATCTGCGAAACCCTATAACCTATAAATTTTGACTGATATAAAATTTCCAGCACTATTCAAATTAACACCAGTCATGGAgtgcacaggaagcagaggctggcacatttctaggaattcaaggccagcctggtctatacagtgagtacCAAGTAAGCTGGGGCTAcattgtaagaccctgtctcagaaaaacaaaagagtatTTCAGAGACTCTTGCccttcaagatggctcagtggttaagagcacatgctgctcttcctgaggacctgagttcgattcccagcacccatgtcaggtggcttacaactgtctgtaactccagctccaggggatctcggacctctgtgggcacttgcattCATGTGTACAAACTGCCCCCACACAtactcataattaaaataatgaaaataaatctctGAAAATAGAAATCAGAGACTCTCCATACATCTACATAATTGTTATCTTTATGATTCTATAACAGTATCACattcctttatatatttttaataaatcaaGAAGTGTTTCGAGTTACTATaatattataaactatttttgtgggaggcaccattccttaggcagTGAGCCTGAACTGTCCGAGAGCAGAGAGAGTGCTGTGCACAGGCAAGCGTGCATGCAATCTGTTTCTCAGTTGGTTCTCGACTATGGATGTGCCCAGCTGCTTCATGGCCCTGCCACCCTGACTTCCCCACAATAATGGACTGCAACCTGAATTTGtgaccaaaataaatcctttctccctctgttgCTTTTATTggggtatttatcacagcaacaggaaatgaaactaaCTCCGGCAGAAATGACACTTGCAACCCTGAATGACATTATTTTTAAGAAGCACAACTCTGGAGATGTTTACTCAAGATTCACAGGTTCACGTGGGTATCTGAGCGCTCCCTCGGAAACCGCCCCAGGCTGCCCCCAGCTGCTCCTTTCTGACTCACGTTGAGCCCTTCCCGTAGGAGCCAGCTGTCCTTGTACAGCGGCTGCCCCTGCTGTTTGTGTCTTCGTGCAATGACGTGAGGAATGCTGGCGGGAAGTGTATCTGTGGCGCGGCCGATTCTTAAAGTGGTTGAACCCGGGTGTATGACCACAATAAAGTTGCTCTGGATTTGCtgcagacagaaaacaaaaaaaaaaaaaaccagattgtGAATTTAGTAACACACAGGTAGCAGGTTATATGATGTTTCCTGTAAAGACCATgttctagttagggttactactgctgtgatgaaagaTCATGACAAAAGCaatctggggagaaaagggtttgtttggcggACACTTCCATCCTTTATCACTGTTCGTCGTCATCAGaggaagtcagggtagaaactcaaacaagggcaggaacctggaggcaggagctgacgatgcagaggccatggagggatgcttcCTGACTTGCttaacctgttttcttttttttttttggtttttcgagacagggtttctctgtgtagctttgcgcctttcctgg is a window from the Peromyscus eremicus chromosome 9, PerEre_H2_v1, whole genome shotgun sequence genome containing:
- the Actr8 gene encoding actin-related protein 8, which codes for MTQAEKGDAENGKEKGGEKEKEQRGVKRPIVPALVPESLQEQIQSNFIVVIHPGSTTLRIGRATDTLPASIPHVIARRHKQQGQPLYKDSWLLREGLNKPESNEQRQNGLKMVDQAIWSKKMSNGTRRIPVSPEQARSYNKQMRPAILDHCSGNKWTNTSHQPEYLVGEEALYVNPLDCYNIHWPIRRGQLNIHTGPGGSLTAVLADIEVIWSHAIQKYLEIPLKDLKYYRCILLIPDIYNKQHVKELVHMILMKMGFSGIVVHQESVCATFGSGLSSSCVVDVGDQKTSVCCVEDGVSHRNTRLCLAYGGSDVSRCFYWLMQRAGFPYRECQLTNKMDCLLLQHLKETFCHLDQDISGLQDHEFQIRHPDSPALLYQFRLGDEKLQAPMALFYPATFGIVGQKMTTLQHRSQGDPEDPHDEHYLLATQSKQEQSAKATADRKSASKPIGFEGDLRGQSSDLPERLHPQEVDLASSQGDCLMAGNDSEEALTALMSRKTAISLFEGKALGLDKAILHSVDCCSSDDTKKKMYSSILVVGGGLMFHKAQEFLQHRILNKMPPSFRRIIENVDVITRPKDMDPRLIAWKGGAVLACLDTTQELWIYQREWQRFGVRMLRERAAFVW